NNNNNNNNNNNNNNNNNNNNNNNNNNNNNNNNNNNNNNNNNNNNNNNNNNNNNNNNNNNNNNNNNNNNNNNNNNNNNNNNNNNNNNNNNNNNNNNNNNNNNNNNNNNNNNNNNNNNNNNNNNNNNNNNNNNNNNNNNNNNNNNNNNNNNNNTTTCCCTCACGaagggttttaacgaggcccaactattcaattaaatttttttacaagtTATTTTCACTTCATCCCCATTACAAGTCACTACTGTTTCTTAAAAACACGGAACGAAGACACGGCCATCGTTGGAGGACTGATCACCCTTCAGGCCGAACGCACGGATATCCAAAAAACCAACCAAACGAACGGTTACGTTAGAACAAACAAATACGGAAAGGCCCGAACGGCCAAATACACACCACAAACGGATCATACAAAAGGCCCAGACGGCCGAAAATACTATTAAACGATCCCCAAAAGTCACGGCCCTTGGCCATACCAAAATATTCAGTAactaacaaattcaaaaataaaatacaagagGAAACTACTCAAATATCTACAATCCGCCCATCACGGACGGTCTTGAAGGCCCCTGTCACAGACACATCCACACCGGGAGCCAACACCAGGAATTGCGCCTTCATCGTCTCCTCGGTAGCAGCAACGGCATCCCCAGCATCAGCCAACAAAGccgctttctccttcttcaggGTCTCGACCTCAGCCTTCAGAGTTGCCGACTCAGTAAGAAGCAAGGCGGCTTGAGAACTCGCATCCGAAGAACGCTTCCGCTCTTCAGCCAGTTGAGAAAGTAGCGAAGTCTCAACACCGGCAAGACGGAGTATCTCCGCCCCAGCATCCTCCGACGACTTCTCCGCCCTCTCCTTTGCAGTCTTTGCCGTCTCAAGCTCTTCCTTCAACTTGGTCACATCGGCTTGGGCCTGCCGAAGCTTCTTTTCCAACAAACCCACTTGGGCCATCACAGGCTCGGCCTTCCGAACAACCGCGGCAGAACGAAGAAGAGCACGATAAACCGACTCAGCCTGAAACGAGACGTCACAACCATCAAAAAATGACTCCGTTCCAGGCATTAAGTGCTGATCAATGAAACCCGTAGCATCAAAACGCCGGTCCATCACACTAGGGACCAAGCCCTCCTCTTCAAAAGTTTCACTACCCGGCTCCTCCGTCTTACTCCTCTTTCGAGAAGCCTCGGTAGCCGCCAGCACAACGACTTCCGGCGATCCGGGAGGAGCTTCAACGCCAGTGTGCACCCCCGAGGAAACCACCTCCTGAGGAACAGCCTGAGAATCTGCGGCCGGAGTCGGAGCCGGAGAAGGAGACGACGACCCCTCCTCCCGAGCCAACGCTGCCTTCAACCTCGCCAATGTAGTCAGCCCACCAGCCATCTCaactaaaaagaagaaacaagaaaagagctattaaaaaaaaaaaagggaagcgAGCTGCGCCCGGAAAGACATATACCCTTTCTTATGCTTCCCCTCCTTAGTCGGAAGAGtgcacaagaaaaggaaaagaaaaacggGAACCGAAGCCGGGAGATCAAGATACTGGCACACCAACTCGAAGCACCGAACGGCCGCCCAGCTGTTCGGGTGAAGCTGAGACGGTGCCACGGAACACCGACTGAGTAGACCCTGAACAAACGGGGAGAAGGGGAACCGCACTCCGAGCCGAGTAAACATGGATTCGTAAACCCACATCCAGTCCGGCACGGTGGGGGAACGGAGGTTTAGGTAGCAGACACGCTCATCCGCATCAGGGAGCACGAGCTCATATCGCCCTTCCTCCTCACCACCACCACAAATCGCCCCCTGATCGCGGAGCCGTTGGAGATCACCCTCCGTCATCCGCGACGGAACGCCCCAGACATCGCTGGTCACCCAACCATAGCGATTGGGAACACCCCTGGAAGGGGCAATGGGGGCACCCACACCCTCATTTCTCCGACGCTGCATACCTATAACAGGGAGGAGCACCACCATCAGCCTACCAACTCTAAcaatgacaaaaataataacctAAAAACACCACTACCAAACCCAAACGTCTTAAACCACCACTACAATCAAAGTAAAAACGGCGGTGCTCAGCCCCTTCCCCGAACCCAACGAAAACACCAGACGCGGCAAAACAGATAGCAAAAACAGAACAGGCATGCACAAACAAATATGAAAGGAAAAAAGCAAAAACGCCAACCTGGTGAAACTGAAGGAAGCTTGAGAAGAAGGCTTGGAGACAAGAAGAAGCAGAACGGCACTAGGAAGCAAAAAACCAAACGAAAAGTCCTCCAGGAAATGAACAGTTCCCTTTTCTTtcggaaaaaagaaaaaactgacGAGGGAAATAAAAACCAAAGCAAACGGTTTCAAAAATAAAACGAAAAGACGTAACTGACCCTGGGGGGCAATAAAAAACTCACGGGGGTAAAAAGGAGAAAGACCCCTTCACAATAAATGCCCCCTCGGAAAGGCAAACTAATCAATTGCACCTCAAAAGACGCAACAAGTGCAGCGAGACACGGAAAAGTCACATCAAAGCCAAAACAAAATCGAGGAGCCGACCTCATCACCAAACGTGCACTCGACCAGCACCAACGTAAAGAAACGGCTCGAACTCCTAGCGACAAACCGAAGACACTCGCTCTCTCGCTACGGGGGCAACTGTTATGGATCCGGCCCACGGATCCCGGACCTAGGGTCGAACCCGAAACCCGGCTTACCGGGTCAACTCACTTCATCTCTCTAGAAGGCCCCGTATCGGCCCTCTAACCAACTTTTGAATTTAAACACACCTCTTATCTCAGCCAGATAAGATAAGAGATAAGATAACCGCCATCATCTATAAATAAGAGGACCCAAGTCCCACCAGGTAATCATCCATCCCACACACCTTATACCTCTtagatccattctgacttgagcgtcggagtatctttgcaggtacctcccCTCCGCTCCATCTGGGCCATCCAACATCCGATCCAGCTCGCAGGTTCCCGGTTCTCCTCAACCCGTATCAGAAGCACTCTGTAcactatttataatatattttgtatttcaatttttactttatatattttgCATTTGTAATATGTATTTTTGCATTTCAACTTGAGCTTTACTCTATAAATATtgatgtttttattattaaaatcaaaactaAAACGATGAAATGTATATCGGTACCAATCTACATCAACTTTCTATTAAGGCTTCaacaaaataaacaatgcaGATGAGAAGAGACACAAAAACAGTGACTGCATGTATATCactctttcttttttatcttttttgggGTCAGAGAGTAATACCACTCTTTCAAGTAGCATAAGGTCGTCTTGGTTGGACCCCCAGATTAATTGTATGATGTAATTAGGTTTTAAGCTACAAAATCAAGAGGGAATGGTGCTAAAGGAGAGGCATAAGCATAAGGGGGGTTTGTTTTGGGACTGGGAGCATATTTCTCTTTTTGTGATAAACAAGGGATATGGGCTTACACTGGGCTTTTGGGTCTGGGGTAATTATTTGTTCCCAAGTAACCCAAATTGAGTTtatagaataaattttttgtagATTTTGTTTTTGGGCATTTAGCCCAATTTGTTCATCCAAAAAACTAAGCCTAAGCAAACGACGTCGTTAGAGGGGAGCGAGTCATGCTCGCATTTCTTACACACAGACTAGGGTTCAATAAACGAGAATTTTGGAGTGTCTTTTCTTCAATCTTCATATATAGTTAGCTCGGCACTcgtttttcttccttcttccatttctgtttctctttctctctcgcTCAGCTACTATCCAATCAGTTCCATGGCGCCGCCACCTGGACCTTATTCTGGCACAAGCACCTTAGCTTTGGTACGGATTCTAATTTCCCCTTTTCCCTCTTTGTTTCCCTATCAAAAAAGGTAAGGTACGAATTCAGTTgaattctttctcttttttctgaAATCTTGTGTGTTCTCAGGTCGCTCGAGCTTCCGCTTTCTCGTTCGGCCTTGTTTATGGAAGCATTAAGCTCAAATACCTCAAGGTATTCTCGCGAATCCTTTGTTTGCATATGATCGTTGATTGTTCGATTAGTGGTTAGGGTTTTTCTTTTTGGCAATTCCATGATCTCTGCGAATTTGACCTGTTACACAATGTTGGTCTGAATTGCAATTCACGCACGTTTGTAATCACTGCATTCATAAAATCGAGTGGTGGTTTCTCTATTTTGAGCTGCAATAGTGTTTGGAACGCCTGTGATGTGAGGTTGTCTCAATTTGTTTTATCTCGTGCATCAGCGAAGCACCATTTCTGATGAAAATGaagttttattttagtttattttatttgaccGAAGAACAATCGTTGCTCGTTAGTGCTGCGTATGGCGGTGAATCAAAACTTTACTGATTACAGATCCTACTTTAAGGATAGATCTGCAGTGCTTGCTTCGATTAAGTCATATTGCTTCTCGCTTGAGTGACTATTTAGTCAATAATATTAGACCTGTATTGCTAAGTACCTAAGTAGTCCCATTGTTGCTGGGCAAAATGTTCATCCACCCTTGACCTAATATTCTCTTTAGTTTAcatatgatataaataaatgTTATGCTGTGCTATgttgtatttttattactaGTTTTGTAAGCTTAAGGCTATGTTTGGATATGTCATGATGTGTGAAATGGAAGGGAATATGATCGAATGGAAACACAGAATATAAGGTTTGGTTACAGTTTGTTGTTTGTATTTCAATTGATGGGTGCCATGTATAGGAATGTGCTGAAATGAAATGGAATGAGATGGAGTAAATGATCCATGTCATTTTTTGGATATAAAAGAATGGAGTATGGTGGAATAGATCTTCCATTCCATCTCATCCCTTCCTTCCACTCAAAGTTTGAGGGGAAGAAAAATTGAGCACAATAGGCTAGAATTTATTATCACTGCATCCTATAATGAAATGGAGGAGTTGAGTGGTCTGCAATTGAGCAGAGATTCCAAATCATTGTTCGAGTATTTAAGAATGGAGATTGCCACTCCATTGTTCGGGGAAAAAGGATGGAATGAAGAGGATTACTACTCAAGAATAAtgattctatcctatttattcCATCATGTTTCATTTTGTTTGATCtattttttccccttttaatATCTAAGCAATACACTGTTTGCTCATTCCCTTCCCTTCCCTTCCCTTCCATTCCATTCCATTACTTCCTACTCTTCCAAACATAGCCCAATGTTGATGTACTcccattttgtttttttcttttcttccccgTTCCCCCGCCAAATTTGTTTCCCTAGGTTATATAAGAACTTCAGGGTTCTGGGCTTGTTTGGGTGCCATTCtcgaaaaagattttttttaaatgatatttttttaaaagatcttttacaaaagtaaaagtgatttcatgtttggatatctcatgtaaaaagatctttttgtttgggtaaaataaaagaagtatttttttgttcatttattatgtgaaaaacattttttataaagaaaaaatatcttttaaaaaaagatgaaaattgtagcttctcaaaaaagatttttttttttaatttttctagtatttttagttttactattagaaatttgccacacactaaaaataaaaaaaagaagatttttttcattgaaaaaagatttttttttatcgatTTAATGGCGCCCAAACAAGCACTCTGTATCTTGTTTGTAATATTATGATTATTGTGTGCTTCGTGGAACTTGTGTAATGATGGGTTTATATTTAGATTCAATTAGTTCTGTTGACTTTTGTTCTTGTGGTTGTTGATGTTTGGTTCTCTTTATCTGTATGTTCTTTCAGGCAAAAGTGAAATCCCAACAGAGAGCTGAAGCAAAGGCTCAAGCTAAGGCTCAGGCTCATCACTGAAAGGAATGAGAGCCTTGGGGCCCTTTGTTCCATGGCTTGAGTAGGATGcggaaataattaattacaagaAACTGTACCatgttttctctcaatttttttaaaaaaagcttTCTGGTTTTAGGTTTTGATATTGATACAGCATTTGAGTTAAGTGAACTATGAAAAGAAATTTCAATTATCGTGGTTTTGCCATGTTTTAATAAGTAGCCTGTCTTATTTTGAGTTCCTAATTTATATTCTCAAGGCCCCTGCTCCTGCCTTAGTTGTTGTCAACTTGAAACCTGAAAAGAGGATTTTGTTCGCTAAATTCTCGTGTCTATGACGCCGTGAATTCTTAGTTTAACTCATTTTGCATTTTGAAATTTCACATGCATTGTTAAATCAGGCCAATGATCTCAAAATAAGTATTCATAGTTATACTTTGCCAATGGTGAGTCCGtttgataaaatactaaaattattaagCTTTTATAACAAATAGATTATGTCTTAGTCCCTTGTTTTCAAGCTACGTCAAGGGGAAGAAGCTCTCTAAGGTAATCTAAGTGAGTCGGTTTGAATGAAGGTTTAATAACCTTAGGATTCTTAGTTTCTATTTAATCTATTTAATGAGACTACTTCACAGGACCAGGAGGGATGAGTCTGTCAATACGAGGATGTCTTTTGAAGTTGTGTATGCCTTCCCCAATTAGGAGATTACAATGCTTAATGCACATAACAAGGGAAGCTTCCCTCCTTGTGATCAAAGATTGCTATGTATTGTTTAAACGGCTTTCTTCAATCGTTCCTGTTATAATGGGGATTTGAGGTAGATGGAATTTACCTCTTCAAATAACCTAGTGAATATGCTAACCATGTGTGGCACCAAGTATATTACCAGGTGGTGCTTAAACTTTACAGCCCTCTGTGTATGACAAATTAGGGTTGTTCAAAATGTCACCAGTAGAAATAGATAAAATTGGAAAGGGATTTCTCAGTATATTTTGACTCGAGTCAAGTAGCGTGTTGGAAAAGCATCTTAAAGTTTCAAAATGGTTCTATTTCAGCAAAGTCTCATTGGATTTGAGCTCTATCAATCTGTCGCGAACTTCTGACGCTTAAGCGAATTAGTCATTAGACCAACTTAAATTGGTTCATagtattattagtttattaccaGCAAATTAGGCCTACTCTATTTATACAATGTTAGTTACACTTAAATGGGCCTACTAAAGAAGAAAGACTCTAATCCAAGTGGGCTTTAGAAGTGGgtgcaattactattatctaTTAAGTTTTAGTCTCGGTGATcagttttgttttcttttttaaaaaaaaagggaaaagcagaaaaaaaaagttatgttGATCACTTGATCTCATTTCTCCATTTACGGTTGTGACTTGTGAGTTGTGACACAGTGCAGTTATTTTAACAGACCCCAAATATTATTGCAAATGTTTTCTTCTTCAGTTATACTAGTATACTTACTGCATAAGTAGGGCCCATCATATATTCCAAAATCTTTAATGATGCCTATATTCTAATCAGGATTACTGTGTCTAATTGATACCGGGAGACAGGCAAATCatgaaattaacaaaatcaaacaTTGCCAAACCTAGTGCTGATTATTTTGTCTCTCCATGTTTGTCTCTTTTCTTCACGACCCTCCATATATTTTACTACTGATTATTACTAATAATAAACAACTTGAAACCTCTCATCCTCTTACTATTTATTTGGTGTCTTCTTTTGCTCGCTACCACTCTTTTGCACTTTCAAGTTTTGTGAATGCTTATAATATTGAGCAATAATCGACCACCGATACACTATATTATGTTAAAGTTCCTCATTATTCTCCCATCTTGGAATCAAAATTATAGCTTCTAataataacaagaaatttagttatttaatccaaaacaaaattatttcttTTGTAACCGAACTGCCTAGCGGCGCAAAGTTCCCTTCCCTCATTATTCACCTAATCATAATGATTCGCATgcactcaatttttttaagcCCATGATTCTTAAAGGTTCAGCATTATGTGCAAAATACATATAACGTATATTTCCTTTGTTTTTTCCCGGTGAAATCCATATCCATATAACATATCTAATTCGcagaataatgaaaaatataGAGATTTTATTGTGTAGGTTGGATCTTATGCAGTTCAAAGACAAAGATCAGGCTTGAGTTCTTGATCTCAATGCTAGATGGAAGgaaacataataattaattgtgCTAAGCACATGTAATCTTAGCTTGTTTAGTTACTTAGGCTATGAACAAAGTCGCACTCATTATTGTTCTTATtttaaactgaaaataaaattgtttcAATCCCCTTTTTTACCCTTTATCTTGGAAGACATTCTGGTCTCTCAATTACAAATAGAGTATCTGTTATGATGCTttataaataacagaaattagatctgtatatattattaattcgtattttatatggtttttaactattaaaataaaaaaattatgaataatattcttcaaaattttctttttctcctcttatttttattcattcattattttgttaactgattattagttaaaaaaataattaaatttcgTAGCAAAATTGTTTaactataaatattaatttagttattttttgtaaagtTAAAAGTGAGACTCGAACCCGCAATCTTTAGGTGAATATGGGAGATTATGCCATTTAAGTATAGCTCGCTGgctaaatataaatataaatatagtttgattataaatatgatctattttgtatataaaatttaataatcaatATGAATACgtgtttaatttatattttatgtagATGATTCATTATTGACGATTTATTTATAATGTCAATGTAAATGTAACATATGACACACAAGGTttgttgaatttaaaaaaaaaaaaaaactggggAAGATGGATTGAACCATAAACTAAACAACAATAATTGAATTATTAGGGTTCTACTTTAATTTGTCAACATCCACAAACTTCAAACCTATGAAAATTAGTACTTATCCCAATTTTGAAGTCTTAGGAGGTTATTCAATACTGATTATCATTACCGTCTCTTTGTTTCCTTTAAAATAGAAATCTTATTAGTTTTAAAGTCAAATATTATTTTGCCGATGCAATGTTATTCATAGTTTAAAACTAATCAATTAACATTGGAAGTAAAAGAATTCAGAAACACTGATTCGTAATTTCTTTTGGTGGATAGAAAGGGTTCCTTTCACAAAAATAGAAGCAGAaatatttggtaaaaaaaatagaccaaaacaattaaaatttatcttatttaatatttattaattattgttataattaatgaatattaaataaaataaatttattttttttcttgcatttattTGAGATGATGTATTATGCACGTCCTCTCGAAATTCCGTAGGATGCATGTGAAAATAGTTTAGAAAAATAGTTTAGTACTTTAGTTGGCTGGTCCCGTTGTCTTATTTTATCAATGTTAACAGCACTTCCTATAATTGcagtattatatttataatattaaaataatgttTTGACAACATGGGACCCCatcatttttctcttcttctaaaGCAACCAAAAAACTGAGCAATTATCTCAAGAAAGAGAGGGAATAATCTCCTTTTTTAATTTCCAACATAATCNNNNNNNNNNTTtccacacacaaaaaaaattcataaaacacaaataaacaataacaatatttaaataatagtttaattttaatataatatagtcTTAACAAAAAGAATATTTGACTTTATATTGACTACTTATAAAAACTTTGATGAATAGtgtaaatatttgtttttttttttaagaaaatttaaaatggataCTCACTTTATATTACAAATTTGGTCAACTCACTtctatttttcatcaaaatatgATTTAACTTCAAGTATGACAATTGAATTACATCTGAATTTGATACCAATCAAATTCGAGAtaatactcaatttggtccctgAACTTACATGCGAGTCTCAATTTAGTCCTTGAGGTTTCAATTGCCTCTATTTAGTCCCCGAAGTTTATAAATGTGCCTTATATTAGTCCCTGAGaccatttttaatataaaaacgtTAATAGAGCGCTGCTATAGACTATTACATGTCAcgttaaaatttgtaaaatgaTGCAATTTTGGTTTTGATATTTAAATAGCTCAAAAATGACTTCGTATTACTTATTTTGTtaggtaaaatttta
The genomic region above belongs to Arachis duranensis cultivar V14167 chromosome 3, aradu.V14167.gnm2.J7QH, whole genome shotgun sequence and contains:
- the LOC107476612 gene encoding uncharacterized protein LOC107476612, producing the protein MAPPPGPYSGTSTLALVARASAFSFGLVYGSIKLKYLKAKVKSQQRAEAKAQAKAQAHH